From a region of the Aeoliella mucimassa genome:
- a CDS encoding GGDEF domain-containing response regulator → MPPFAFPYQPVSNDHRSEPLHDTYHSQAFSTTSTFSRRCQVLIADDDPISRSVLANICSYIGAHCEVAASYEEATWKLSCQEFDFAVLDLNMPPHNGLEVLRVIRQHYSEAVLPVVIVTSDSDRQSAIAAFELGANDYITKPFDSATAIARIRTHLRMQQMQRQLSESILRYQLAMQGTNDGMWDWDLLGDCMYFSPRWQAMLGLEEREHFGAPNHWFNRIHEDDRDQIFQGLKAHLNGETTHFDSELRMHHANEEYRWMLCRGKAVFDANGRATRMAGSLTDVTEGKSVDALTGLPNRALFLERVMRRFAQFQRDTSRTFAIVYIDVDDFKLVNDNFGHAAGDSILASLTYNVQANIRRPDSVIARLGGDEFAILIEDLNCRQAGYVIADRLSKAIASPCSLPGEVSFTPSASIGVAFADATMNSFHDLLDSADQAMYQAKRSGKNSYHISEPAASGPPQVDRDMLPTPRPTWHKPLG, encoded by the coding sequence ATGCCCCCTTTTGCATTTCCCTATCAACCGGTTTCGAATGATCATCGTTCGGAGCCCTTGCACGACACGTATCATAGTCAGGCGTTTTCCACCACTTCCACGTTCTCGCGTCGATGCCAGGTGTTGATCGCCGACGATGATCCGATTAGTCGTTCCGTATTGGCAAACATCTGTTCTTACATTGGCGCTCACTGCGAAGTGGCCGCCAGTTACGAAGAGGCTACCTGGAAACTAAGCTGCCAGGAGTTTGACTTTGCGGTGCTCGATCTGAATATGCCGCCGCACAATGGCCTAGAAGTGTTGCGAGTTATCCGTCAACACTATAGCGAAGCGGTGCTGCCGGTCGTGATTGTGACTTCCGACAGCGATCGACAAAGTGCTATCGCTGCTTTCGAGCTAGGCGCGAACGACTACATTACCAAGCCATTCGACTCGGCCACGGCGATCGCCCGCATTCGTACCCATTTGCGGATGCAACAAATGCAGCGCCAGTTGAGCGAGAGTATTCTGCGTTATCAGCTGGCCATGCAAGGTACCAACGACGGTATGTGGGACTGGGACCTGCTCGGCGATTGCATGTATTTCTCCCCCCGCTGGCAAGCGATGTTGGGCTTGGAGGAACGAGAGCACTTCGGCGCACCGAATCACTGGTTCAATCGTATCCATGAAGACGATCGCGATCAGATTTTCCAAGGTCTCAAGGCCCATCTGAATGGTGAGACTACGCACTTCGATTCGGAACTGCGGATGCATCATGCCAACGAAGAGTATCGCTGGATGCTCTGCCGAGGCAAAGCCGTGTTCGATGCAAATGGTCGCGCGACTCGCATGGCGGGATCGCTTACCGACGTGACCGAAGGGAAGTCGGTCGACGCGTTGACCGGGCTGCCTAATCGGGCGTTGTTCCTCGAGCGAGTCATGCGACGGTTCGCCCAGTTCCAGCGCGATACCAGCCGAACATTTGCGATTGTGTATATCGACGTCGACGACTTCAAGCTCGTCAACGACAACTTCGGGCACGCTGCGGGCGATTCTATCTTGGCTTCGTTGACCTACAACGTGCAGGCAAATATTCGCCGGCCAGACTCCGTGATCGCCCGACTGGGAGGCGACGAATTCGCGATTCTCATTGAGGATCTCAATTGCCGTCAGGCGGGCTACGTGATTGCCGACCGTTTATCAAAGGCCATTGCGAGTCCTTGCTCGCTGCCAGGCGAAGTGTCGTTTACCCCTTCGGCCAGCATCGGCGTCGCCTTTGCCGATGCGACGATGAACTCGTTTCACGATTTGCTGGACTCGGCCGATCAAGCGATGTACCAGGCCAAGCGTTCCGGAAAGAACAGCTATCACATTAGCGAACCAGCAGCCAGTGGACCACCTCAAGTCGACCGCGACATGCTCCCCACTCCCAGGCCCACCTGGCATAAACCACTGGGGTAG
- a CDS encoding ATP-binding protein: MPREIEGLLSKRRASDYTFGLDKFHSYTSCASMPESHYSEEQVSFSAAAEGVQRCVGGRFHLKSLLANRQGATYYSALDSATNRSVTLKLVPETMLTNAVQMRLDYETSVLQDSSSPFLAKRIDSGTDGVDYFLAYEACTGATLHSRLKQGPLGVAETIDLARSVLAGLRDLHAAKVLHRNLRPESIYCEAGRDLRQVQLTDYGLALTVEPDTPLKLQPLEVARYASPEQAGSIDCSVSSSSDLYSLGAILFCCVTGKPPFDGDTVGSVLFKHLTDPVPDIAGAKNDVPIVLDNFIQRLLRKDPCDRYQTAVAALVDLEAISKHLESPESNSNIVLGSRDRRDTLTEPAFVGRSEQMTTLTEAMDDAENGRKVLVSIEGESGSGKSRLLAEMLRHASKQGFRVLRGIGANEVSSTPFRLLDGVVDGLLAEIASDPKLRSTLTALLGDRLQTVVSALPELQTVLAYDEQWVAPEETGEARTLEALVLFLESLGHLGKPTLLLLDDCQWADELTYKLLRRFSSASFRGPCTLLVSLAYRSEEIPEDHLLRAVDVRTTIRLNPLTPSEIRQLAFSMAGELPEQVVTTVNRLAAGSPFMASAVLRGLVECQALVPGESGWVVDEEALADAGSSSQAGSFLARRLQLLPPRSLHLLSVGAILGKQFDLHTALQLSDLTPTAFIEALEDVKTRHLVWLRPNGSDCVFFHDKIRSTLLTGLDHETRASYHLAAARYLLEEFPDRVADVAYHFDAGDESRSAFPFATEAAEQARAQYALDVAEQQYEIALRGATTNAERHQIMEGLGDVLMLRGRYEEADRWFEDAAPLAEPGFPQAQIRAKIGELYFKRGEMAAAIQSFDAALRLQGYYVPRRVISLLFMVLWEVVVQTLHTWFPVVFLHRIRRKPDRSERLTMRLLSYMAHGCWYSKQQMLMLWSHLRNINMGEKYMPSEALAQAYSEHGPAMTVVGYFSRAVRYAKRGIKMRDELNDTWGRGQSLVFLGITLFAASRYRECIDSCRAAIRILERMGDYWQIHMARYQIAASMYYLGELHGAIEESKVNRKSGLETGDQQASGIILDVWARASNGRVPKDMMRVESQRERSDAQGASQVLLAEGVCLLADGKTSEAIEVFDRALKVTSEAGVQNAYTIAPYAWGATALRVAAETSSGATPFYREECLKKAERYARAAGRAGMVCKNDLPHAYRELGLVLCMRGKLAKGKRAFHLAIACAEKLQQTLQKAETLLAASRIGHEAGWHEAGQFERQARRILAESQNDSLSTESTSNQGPELSLSLIDRFDTVLDAGRAIASSLLPENIHSHARSAALHMLRGEVCHVIPVSRNGEVGWKHCSIDRPGTIAIQIAEQAIQTGNVMRTGDIDSTPDEIAAAEETAFSELCVPIYVRGNVELLLYVAHSGIRGLFGPDEARLAEFIATITGAALENAEGFAQLQDLNITLEERVAERTAAAESRAAELAISNKELERTARELLNTRDELRAAKVAADQANEAKSRFLATMSHEIRTPMNGVLGMTELVLNTPLDNQQRNYLCTVKQSGNALLSLLNDILDLSKIEAGRMDLERIEFSLHKVVVDAARLMAVAAFGKGIELVCQVDPAVPDHLLGDPNRVRQIIVNLISNAVKFTEKGHVSVSIEVESTRHTGCTLVCHVQDTGVGIAKDRLNDIFEAFRQEDSSTTRKYGGTGLGLSITQQLTSLMGGEMWLDSEVGVGSCFHARLPFDTVEVEGDSTRSPSVNGWNVAVVSDSTFTADIAASQVNQIGGQVVKQLVCSATNARSQDLFADVADADMLLIDVTAEQLSDLEAVESILSQAQSSSLPIVALLPLGNVEVVELCRTLNIDHTVMKPVDCDELIEVVAACREESKKEQFSTNNMESDCAQPLSILVADDSPVNQAVAKGMLELLGHEVTLADNGQLAYDAFIVQSFDLVLMDIEMPELDGFQATEKIREYEEANPRPRVPIFALSAHASADFWQRCKEAGMEGCLAKPIDVQELLQATNAICSVAPSTVAQYEESSIG; the protein is encoded by the coding sequence ATGCCGCGTGAAATCGAAGGCCTGTTGTCGAAGAGGAGAGCAAGTGATTACACGTTTGGGTTGGATAAGTTTCATTCATACACCAGTTGTGCGTCGATGCCGGAGTCGCATTACAGCGAAGAACAAGTTTCGTTTAGCGCTGCAGCCGAAGGGGTGCAGAGATGCGTCGGGGGACGCTTTCACTTAAAGTCGCTCTTAGCCAATCGACAAGGGGCGACGTACTATTCCGCCCTCGATTCGGCAACCAACAGGTCGGTGACCCTGAAGCTCGTTCCCGAAACGATGCTCACCAACGCGGTGCAGATGCGACTGGACTACGAAACCAGCGTCTTGCAAGACTCCAGTAGTCCGTTTCTCGCTAAGCGAATCGATTCCGGAACCGATGGAGTCGACTATTTTCTTGCTTACGAGGCCTGCACTGGTGCGACGCTTCATAGCCGGTTGAAGCAAGGACCTTTGGGGGTTGCCGAAACGATCGACTTAGCGCGCAGCGTGTTAGCGGGGTTGCGTGATCTGCATGCTGCCAAGGTACTGCATCGGAATCTCAGGCCAGAGAGCATTTATTGCGAAGCAGGCCGAGACCTTCGCCAGGTGCAACTTACCGACTATGGACTGGCTTTGACCGTTGAGCCGGATACTCCACTGAAGTTGCAGCCATTGGAAGTGGCCAGATACGCCTCGCCCGAACAGGCGGGGTCGATTGACTGTAGCGTCTCCTCATCGTCCGATCTCTATAGCTTAGGCGCTATCCTCTTTTGCTGCGTGACCGGCAAGCCACCTTTCGATGGCGACACGGTTGGCTCGGTGTTGTTCAAGCATCTTACCGACCCTGTGCCTGATATTGCTGGTGCCAAGAACGACGTGCCGATTGTGCTCGACAATTTCATCCAGCGCTTGTTGCGTAAGGATCCGTGCGATCGTTACCAAACAGCGGTTGCCGCGCTGGTGGATCTCGAGGCGATTTCCAAGCACCTGGAGTCGCCAGAGTCGAATTCGAACATTGTTTTGGGATCGCGTGACCGTCGCGATACGCTAACGGAGCCCGCTTTTGTCGGACGCTCCGAGCAGATGACCACCTTAACGGAAGCGATGGACGATGCCGAGAACGGTCGGAAGGTTCTAGTGTCGATCGAAGGCGAGTCGGGCTCGGGAAAGTCGCGACTGCTTGCCGAAATGCTCCGCCACGCATCCAAGCAAGGTTTCCGAGTACTGCGGGGAATCGGTGCGAACGAGGTTTCCTCGACGCCATTCCGACTACTTGATGGTGTCGTAGATGGATTGCTTGCCGAGATCGCCAGCGATCCAAAGCTGCGCAGTACGCTCACCGCATTGTTGGGCGACCGCTTGCAGACCGTGGTTTCAGCCCTGCCTGAACTGCAAACCGTATTGGCCTACGACGAACAATGGGTTGCTCCTGAAGAAACTGGTGAAGCTCGTACGCTGGAAGCTCTCGTGCTGTTTCTCGAGTCGCTCGGCCATCTCGGAAAGCCGACACTGTTGCTGCTCGACGATTGCCAGTGGGCGGACGAACTAACTTACAAATTGCTGCGGCGTTTCTCCTCGGCTTCGTTCCGCGGTCCGTGTACGCTATTGGTGTCGCTCGCTTACCGGTCGGAAGAAATTCCGGAAGATCACCTATTGCGGGCGGTCGACGTGCGAACCACGATCCGCCTTAACCCGCTCACTCCCAGCGAGATTCGCCAGCTGGCGTTCTCGATGGCCGGCGAGCTACCCGAACAAGTCGTGACCACTGTCAATCGCCTGGCAGCTGGCAGCCCGTTCATGGCGTCGGCCGTGTTGCGTGGGTTGGTAGAGTGTCAAGCATTGGTGCCGGGCGAATCAGGATGGGTAGTGGATGAAGAGGCCTTGGCCGATGCGGGATCGTCGTCGCAGGCGGGGTCGTTCTTGGCGCGTCGTCTGCAGTTGCTGCCTCCTCGATCGCTACACCTTCTATCCGTAGGTGCAATACTTGGCAAACAGTTCGATTTGCATACCGCATTGCAACTGTCCGACTTGACGCCGACTGCCTTTATCGAAGCCCTCGAAGACGTGAAGACACGTCATCTGGTGTGGTTGCGCCCCAACGGATCGGACTGCGTGTTCTTTCACGACAAGATTCGTTCCACGTTGCTAACGGGGCTCGATCATGAAACACGCGCCTCGTATCATCTGGCAGCCGCTCGATACCTCTTGGAAGAGTTTCCAGATCGAGTTGCTGATGTTGCTTACCACTTTGATGCGGGGGACGAGTCGCGGTCGGCATTTCCTTTTGCGACCGAAGCGGCCGAGCAAGCGCGAGCGCAATACGCACTGGACGTAGCCGAACAGCAATACGAAATCGCCCTTCGCGGAGCTACCACGAACGCCGAGCGACACCAGATCATGGAAGGTCTCGGCGACGTGCTCATGTTGCGAGGCCGTTACGAAGAGGCTGATCGGTGGTTCGAGGATGCCGCTCCGCTGGCAGAGCCTGGTTTTCCCCAGGCTCAAATTCGTGCGAAAATTGGTGAACTCTATTTCAAACGGGGCGAGATGGCCGCCGCGATTCAGAGTTTCGACGCTGCTTTGCGTTTGCAGGGATACTATGTTCCTCGGCGAGTGATTTCGCTGTTGTTCATGGTGCTGTGGGAAGTCGTCGTCCAAACACTACATACCTGGTTTCCCGTAGTGTTCTTGCATCGGATTCGCCGCAAGCCGGATCGGTCGGAACGACTTACGATGCGTCTGCTTAGCTACATGGCTCATGGATGCTGGTATTCCAAGCAGCAGATGCTGATGCTCTGGTCGCACCTGCGCAATATTAACATGGGCGAAAAGTACATGCCCAGTGAGGCGTTAGCTCAGGCCTACTCGGAGCATGGCCCAGCGATGACCGTGGTGGGCTACTTCAGCCGAGCGGTTCGCTACGCGAAACGCGGCATCAAGATGCGCGACGAACTAAACGACACTTGGGGACGCGGTCAATCGCTCGTGTTCCTTGGTATCACGCTATTTGCCGCTTCGCGCTATCGTGAATGTATTGATAGCTGTCGGGCGGCCATTCGTATCCTCGAACGGATGGGCGACTATTGGCAAATCCATATGGCACGCTACCAGATTGCGGCCAGCATGTATTATCTCGGGGAGTTACACGGTGCGATTGAGGAATCGAAGGTCAATCGAAAATCGGGCCTCGAAACTGGCGACCAACAAGCGTCGGGTATCATTCTCGACGTGTGGGCGCGGGCCTCAAACGGCCGCGTGCCGAAAGACATGATGCGGGTCGAATCGCAGCGGGAACGAAGCGATGCTCAAGGTGCCAGCCAGGTATTGCTGGCCGAGGGTGTCTGCCTGCTGGCCGACGGTAAAACGTCCGAAGCCATCGAGGTGTTCGACCGAGCATTGAAGGTAACCTCCGAAGCGGGCGTACAAAACGCGTATACCATTGCACCGTACGCTTGGGGAGCCACTGCGTTACGAGTGGCTGCCGAGACCAGTTCAGGAGCGACTCCGTTCTATCGTGAAGAATGCCTGAAAAAGGCCGAACGCTACGCCCGGGCAGCCGGGCGGGCGGGCATGGTTTGCAAGAACGACTTGCCACACGCTTACCGCGAGTTGGGCCTTGTGCTCTGCATGCGGGGTAAGCTTGCCAAAGGCAAACGGGCGTTCCATCTAGCCATTGCATGTGCTGAGAAGTTGCAGCAAACCTTGCAGAAAGCCGAAACGTTGCTGGCAGCTTCGCGTATCGGTCACGAGGCCGGTTGGCACGAAGCAGGGCAATTCGAACGACAAGCCCGTCGCATTCTGGCCGAGTCGCAAAACGACTCGTTGTCGACCGAGTCGACAAGTAACCAAGGGCCAGAGTTAAGCCTTTCGCTCATCGATCGATTCGATACCGTGCTCGACGCAGGCCGCGCGATCGCTTCGTCGTTGCTGCCGGAGAACATTCACTCACACGCGCGAAGTGCTGCTCTGCATATGTTGCGGGGCGAGGTGTGTCACGTGATTCCCGTTTCTCGAAATGGCGAAGTAGGCTGGAAGCACTGTTCGATCGATCGTCCTGGAACGATTGCGATCCAAATCGCCGAGCAGGCCATTCAGACCGGCAACGTGATGCGTACCGGCGATATTGATTCGACCCCCGACGAAATCGCTGCAGCCGAAGAAACGGCGTTCTCTGAACTGTGTGTACCGATCTACGTGCGAGGTAACGTGGAGCTATTGCTCTACGTCGCTCACTCAGGTATTCGAGGTTTGTTTGGTCCCGACGAAGCTCGCCTGGCGGAGTTCATTGCCACGATCACTGGCGCGGCACTGGAGAACGCCGAAGGGTTCGCTCAACTGCAAGACTTGAACATCACCCTGGAAGAACGGGTTGCCGAGCGAACCGCTGCGGCCGAATCACGGGCCGCCGAGTTGGCGATCTCGAACAAGGAACTCGAAAGAACCGCTCGCGAGCTGTTGAATACACGAGACGAACTGCGTGCGGCCAAAGTGGCCGCTGATCAGGCCAACGAGGCGAAGAGCCGATTCCTGGCAACCATGAGCCATGAAATTCGCACGCCGATGAATGGCGTGCTCGGCATGACCGAGTTAGTGCTCAACACCCCACTCGACAATCAGCAGCGAAATTACCTCTGCACAGTAAAGCAGTCGGGCAATGCGCTGTTGTCGTTGTTAAACGACATCCTCGATCTCTCCAAGATCGAAGCCGGTCGGATGGATTTGGAGCGTATCGAGTTTAGCTTGCATAAAGTCGTAGTTGACGCAGCGCGGTTGATGGCGGTTGCCGCATTCGGTAAAGGTATCGAACTGGTTTGCCAGGTCGATCCTGCGGTGCCTGATCATCTGCTAGGCGATCCAAATCGCGTGCGTCAGATCATCGTGAATCTCATCAGCAATGCAGTGAAGTTCACGGAGAAGGGACACGTCTCCGTTTCGATTGAAGTAGAATCGACCCGCCATACGGGTTGTACGCTGGTGTGCCATGTGCAGGACACCGGTGTCGGTATTGCCAAGGATCGGCTCAATGACATCTTCGAGGCCTTCCGCCAGGAAGATAGCTCCACCACCCGCAAGTATGGTGGTACCGGATTAGGTTTATCGATTACCCAGCAGCTCACTTCGCTGATGGGAGGCGAGATGTGGCTCGACAGCGAAGTTGGCGTCGGCAGTTGTTTCCACGCCCGACTTCCCTTCGATACGGTCGAAGTCGAAGGCGATTCAACAAGGTCGCCAAGCGTCAATGGTTGGAATGTGGCCGTGGTCTCCGATAGCACATTCACGGCCGACATCGCTGCTTCGCAGGTAAACCAAATAGGCGGACAAGTGGTCAAGCAACTAGTCTGTTCTGCGACTAACGCTCGATCGCAAGATCTCTTTGCCGATGTCGCAGATGCCGACATGCTGCTGATCGATGTGACCGCCGAGCAACTCAGCGATCTTGAAGCGGTGGAGTCGATTCTGAGTCAGGCTCAATCGTCGTCGCTGCCAATCGTGGCATTGCTGCCACTGGGCAATGTGGAGGTGGTGGAACTCTGTCGCACGCTAAATATCGATCACACCGTGATGAAACCCGTCGACTGCGACGAATTGATCGAAGTCGTAGCCGCTTGCCGCGAAGAATCGAAGAAAGAGCAATTCAGCACGAATAACATGGAGTCCGACTGTGCCCAACCGCTGAGCATTTTGGTGGCGGATGATAGCCCTGTAAATCAGGCGGTCGCCAAAGGCATGCTCGAACTACTCGGTCACGAGGTTACCTTGGCCGACAACGGGCAGTTGGCCTACGACGCGTTTATCGTTCAGTCGTTTGATCTGGTGCTTATGGACATCGAGATGCCGGAACTCGATGGTTTCCAAGCAACGGAGAAGATACGCGAATACGAAGAAGCGAATCCACGGCCGAGGGTGCCGATCTTTGCCCTCTCGGCTCACGCCAGTGCGGATTTCTGGCAACGTTGTAAAGAGGCTGGCATGGAAGGCTGCCTCGCCAAACCAATTGATGTGCAAGAACTACTTCAGGCGACAAATGCGATATGTTCGGTCGCTCCGAGCACCGTCGCTCAATACGAGGAGAGTTCTATCGGATAA
- a CDS encoding YiiD C-terminal domain-containing protein yields the protein MFTAFLREQVPVLEYVDWKITAVRPGEVETVLPLNPNSTNQHFTHQAALIVLSADYSGGAALASLFLGWPVIGVHPVDSQKSVSMWLLKAEMKYVRPSTGDLTVKASVDSDRHERIQKRFLQGKPVIETITMQFMNGDELIAEGTCTYFARQSTALQTNGINNGKINSLYALKLTSSAEMIAGVRAQENGTLFSDPYAETMAGQHGVAVASRFCQRTPQLGPMVAARTRHLDELMHRFMQSGGRHIVNIGVGWDMRLFRLNPPEGTTFYELDFPSTLDERTVRLEKNNFKIPKGIARVPLPIDLRCMTLPDVLDGVVPKDEPILFVWEGMSMYFEEPDTLRILGEIKSMLTHSDSMLWFDLVDREPVVNPAAFPESIQNFMHGMQILGEPFVFGSDAPQELLEKAGLRCLDVVTSDVYFPETTDPLFSIYQFCTAAGAATETHHVPKAFRRPDLPHKVPTVPRGQVVVDNSQSSASTS from the coding sequence ATGTTCACCGCGTTTCTTCGCGAACAAGTTCCGGTACTCGAGTATGTCGACTGGAAGATCACTGCGGTTCGACCTGGTGAGGTAGAAACCGTACTACCATTGAATCCCAACTCGACGAACCAACACTTCACTCACCAGGCCGCACTCATCGTGTTGTCGGCCGACTATTCCGGTGGGGCTGCGTTGGCTTCGCTGTTTTTAGGTTGGCCGGTCATCGGCGTGCACCCGGTCGATTCGCAGAAGTCGGTCTCGATGTGGCTGCTCAAGGCCGAGATGAAATACGTCCGACCCAGCACTGGCGACCTTACCGTAAAGGCCTCGGTCGACAGCGATCGTCACGAACGCATTCAGAAGCGTTTTCTCCAGGGAAAACCGGTGATTGAGACCATCACCATGCAGTTCATGAATGGCGACGAATTAATTGCCGAAGGTACCTGCACGTACTTTGCGCGTCAGTCGACTGCGCTGCAGACCAACGGCATTAACAACGGCAAAATTAACTCACTGTACGCGCTGAAGCTTACGTCGTCGGCCGAGATGATCGCTGGTGTACGTGCGCAAGAGAATGGTACGTTGTTCTCGGATCCCTACGCCGAGACCATGGCCGGACAACACGGCGTCGCCGTGGCTTCGCGTTTCTGTCAGCGGACTCCCCAGTTGGGCCCCATGGTCGCCGCCCGCACCCGGCACCTCGACGAACTGATGCATCGCTTTATGCAAAGCGGTGGCCGGCACATCGTGAACATTGGTGTTGGCTGGGACATGCGTCTCTTCCGACTCAATCCCCCCGAGGGTACCACGTTCTACGAGTTAGATTTTCCGTCGACTCTCGACGAGCGAACCGTTCGTTTGGAAAAGAACAATTTCAAAATCCCCAAGGGCATCGCCCGCGTGCCGCTGCCAATTGACTTGCGGTGCATGACCTTGCCCGACGTACTCGACGGAGTCGTCCCCAAAGACGAACCCATACTGTTCGTTTGGGAAGGGATGAGCATGTACTTCGAGGAGCCCGATACATTGCGGATTCTCGGCGAGATCAAGTCGATGCTGACGCACTCCGATAGCATGTTGTGGTTCGACCTTGTCGATCGCGAACCAGTTGTGAATCCCGCGGCCTTCCCTGAGAGCATTCAGAACTTCATGCATGGCATGCAGATTCTCGGCGAGCCCTTTGTGTTTGGCAGCGATGCCCCACAAGAATTGCTCGAGAAAGCCGGGCTGCGATGCCTGGATGTGGTGACCTCGGATGTCTACTTCCCCGAGACCACCGATCCTTTGTTCTCGATTTATCAGTTCTGCACCGCTGCAGGAGCTGCTACCGAGACGCATCACGTGCCCAAGGCATTCCGTCGCCCCGACTTGCCGCACAAGGTACCAACGGTACCTCGTGGTCAGGTGGTGGTCGACAACTCACAATCCTCGGCGTCGACCTCGTAA
- a CDS encoding OmpP1/FadL family transporter: protein MRRSIKSWMLLCCLMAAAALMERRCQGDGITLDGVSAVSIGRGGTNLGFADNGSMLHDNPGALGQMKGDVMLQLGATALFTQFDYGDADNVQQRSQNQMYALPEFTYIKRLNQQWTSGFGIYTPTGFGSIYNLEGPAPFGGPQHYESFGSLTKVLFGASYTPCGHEYVSFGGTIGPAISFVNVEGPYTLQGPTAAGLPGLLDLGVEGAGLTWSLGASCQLTESTSMGFSYLAQVDVDADGEVGLTSPLGRTTYDTDVEVKWPASVGLGLKQDLSSRTTIACDVIWTNWSNAFDQFVLNLSSPTNVAYPAVAVESFPLNWSDTLSTRVGIEHRLCNGHIVRAGYVHHKSPIPPETINVWMPGALENAFSLGYGVHMFDWDVNLSYMFSVGPTVEVGTSDFIGGDFDNSVHRNKSHAASISFTRTFGTGEKSY from the coding sequence GTGCGTCGATCAATCAAGTCGTGGATGTTGCTGTGCTGTCTGATGGCAGCTGCTGCTTTGATGGAACGTCGTTGCCAGGGCGATGGCATTACGCTCGATGGCGTCTCGGCCGTGAGCATCGGCCGTGGCGGCACGAATCTCGGCTTCGCCGACAATGGCTCGATGCTGCACGACAACCCTGGCGCACTGGGGCAGATGAAAGGCGACGTCATGCTACAGCTCGGTGCCACCGCGCTGTTCACGCAGTTCGACTATGGCGATGCCGACAATGTGCAACAGCGTTCGCAGAACCAAATGTACGCGCTGCCCGAATTCACTTACATCAAGCGGCTCAACCAGCAGTGGACCTCCGGCTTTGGTATCTACACGCCGACTGGGTTTGGTTCGATCTATAACCTGGAGGGCCCTGCACCTTTTGGTGGTCCCCAGCATTACGAGTCGTTTGGATCGCTGACTAAGGTGCTGTTCGGTGCGTCGTACACGCCTTGCGGTCACGAGTACGTATCGTTTGGTGGAACAATTGGCCCCGCGATTTCGTTCGTGAATGTCGAAGGCCCATACACGTTGCAGGGACCCACGGCTGCTGGTTTGCCCGGTTTGCTTGACTTAGGTGTCGAGGGAGCGGGGCTCACTTGGTCGTTGGGTGCCTCGTGTCAGCTGACCGAAAGCACGTCGATGGGCTTCTCGTACTTGGCTCAAGTGGACGTCGACGCCGATGGCGAAGTCGGGCTAACCTCGCCGCTGGGACGTACGACCTACGATACCGACGTGGAGGTCAAATGGCCCGCTTCGGTTGGATTAGGCTTGAAGCAAGATCTCAGCAGTCGCACGACGATTGCTTGCGACGTGATCTGGACCAACTGGTCGAACGCCTTCGACCAATTCGTTCTCAATCTAAGCTCGCCAACCAATGTGGCTTATCCTGCCGTGGCCGTGGAGAGCTTCCCTCTGAATTGGAGCGACACCCTTTCCACTCGCGTCGGTATCGAGCATCGGCTCTGCAATGGGCACATCGTGCGGGCTGGTTACGTCCATCACAAGAGTCCCATTCCACCCGAAACGATCAACGTATGGATGCCTGGCGCTTTGGAAAACGCATTCTCGCTTGGCTACGGGGTTCACATGTTCGACTGGGACGTCAATCTGTCCTACATGTTTTCGGTAGGACCGACGGTCGAAGTAGGAACCAGCGACTTTATTGGCGGTGATTTCGATAACAGCGTGCATCGCAATAAGTCGCACGCAGCTTCGATCTCGTTCACCCGCACCTTCGGTACCGGCGAGAAGTCGTACTAA